The following proteins come from a genomic window of Elusimicrobiota bacterium:
- a CDS encoding TIGR00282 family metallophosphoesterase: MRILFVGDIFGRPGREAVAHFVPAIRREAGVDFAIGNAENAAGGRGLTEPTAKALFAAGLDVLTLGNHTWDRPETEPLLKDPRVLRPANYAPGVPGRGRGLYPVGEKKIAVMQLMGRHGMDDIDCPFRTADALLKDAAADATIVDFHAEASSEKQAMGWYLDGRVGAVLGTHTHVQTADERVLPKGTAYIGDVGMAGPRDSVIGGQKDAALKRFLTGIRVRLEVAEGDALFCAVLVDLENGRARAIERIQKSFPRTRA; this comes from the coding sequence GTGCGCATTCTGTTCGTGGGGGACATTTTCGGGCGGCCGGGGCGCGAGGCCGTGGCGCATTTCGTCCCCGCCATTCGCCGCGAAGCCGGGGTGGATTTCGCCATCGGCAACGCGGAGAACGCGGCCGGAGGCCGGGGGTTGACCGAGCCGACCGCCAAGGCCCTTTTCGCCGCCGGGTTGGACGTCTTGACCCTGGGGAACCATACCTGGGACCGGCCCGAAACCGAACCGCTTTTAAAGGACCCGCGCGTGCTCCGTCCGGCCAACTACGCCCCGGGCGTGCCGGGGCGGGGACGGGGGCTGTACCCGGTGGGCGAAAAGAAGATCGCGGTGATGCAGTTGATGGGCCGCCACGGGATGGACGACATCGATTGCCCGTTCCGGACGGCGGACGCTTTGCTGAAGGACGCCGCCGCCGATGCCACGATCGTGGATTTTCACGCCGAGGCCTCCAGCGAAAAGCAGGCCATGGGGTGGTATCTGGACGGTCGCGTGGGGGCTGTTTTGGGGACCCACACCCACGTGCAGACCGCGGACGAACGGGTCCTTCCCAAGGGCACGGCGTACATCGGGGACGTGGGCATGGCCGGCCCCCGGGACAGCGTGATCGGCGGGCAAAAGGACGCGGCGTTGAAACGCTTTTTGACGGGCATTCGGGTGAGGTTGGAAGTGGCCGAGGGCGACGCCCTCTTTTGCGCGGTTTTGGTGGATCTCGAAAACGGCCGGGCCCGGGCCATCGAGCGCATTCAAAAAAGTTTTCCCAGGACGAGAGCTTGA
- a CDS encoding outer membrane beta-barrel protein has translation MRGKWLLGCLLALTGAHSFAGDWSGLYAGVNGGVTTMASDWYDQDDYWNRGTFRAHSSGQSLGGQVGLNFQSGATVLGLEVDYRSGHIEKFSDLNGLELKDELKSLITLRTRFGLAIDEGLLYGTLGAARAYSWHTWQDLPNRSKFGNYKIGVVYGFGYERKIGARLSLRGEYLATRIPSVTRRVDGPPAGLSYDYEVSNTLSHIGVGLNYHF, from the coding sequence ATGAGAGGCAAATGGTTGCTTGGGTGCCTTTTGGCCCTGACCGGAGCGCACAGCTTCGCCGGGGATTGGAGCGGCTTGTACGCCGGCGTCAACGGCGGGGTCACGACCATGGCGAGCGATTGGTACGATCAGGATGATTACTGGAACCGCGGCACTTTTCGTGCCCACAGTTCAGGGCAAAGCCTGGGCGGCCAGGTGGGCTTGAATTTCCAATCGGGGGCAACCGTGCTCGGGCTCGAAGTCGATTACCGGTCCGGACACATCGAAAAATTTTCCGACCTGAATGGCCTGGAATTGAAAGACGAACTGAAATCCTTGATAACGTTGCGGACCCGTTTCGGGCTCGCCATCGACGAAGGGTTGTTGTACGGCACGTTGGGCGCCGCCCGCGCCTACAGCTGGCACACTTGGCAGGATCTCCCGAACCGGTCGAAGTTCGGCAATTACAAAATCGGCGTGGTCTACGGGTTCGGTTACGAACGGAAAATCGGCGCCCGCCTTTCCCTGCGCGGGGAGTATCTGGCCACCCGCATCCCTTCGGTCACCCGCCGAGTCGACGGGCCTCCCGCCGGTCTCTCGTACGACTACGAAGTCTCCAACACCCTGTCCCACATCGGCGTTGGCCTCAATTACCACTTCTAA
- a CDS encoding porin family protein — translation MKRLALILAAAAGVLPLTLSASDWNGFYVGAQFGAATYGTIWTDINYDWYGHSLNHAKDKILPGAQIGYNRQYDRVVYGVELDYRSGAKRSTRYDNDVYKTDELKSLMTLRLRAGLAADESLLYGTVGAARADVNHDWIEDGDVTDSWYGLDNNRLGLAYGFGLEHRLSKRLSARLEWLHAEIPGAKNRNQDGYQMEISESLDSASLGLNFHF, via the coding sequence ATGAAACGATTGGCTTTGATTTTAGCGGCCGCGGCGGGGGTTCTTCCCCTGACGTTGTCCGCATCGGATTGGAACGGATTCTACGTGGGGGCCCAGTTCGGCGCGGCGACCTACGGGACAATATGGACCGACATCAACTACGATTGGTATGGCCATTCCTTGAACCACGCGAAGGACAAAATCCTTCCCGGGGCTCAAATCGGTTACAACCGGCAATACGATCGCGTGGTGTACGGGGTCGAACTGGATTACCGCTCGGGAGCCAAACGCTCGACCCGGTATGACAACGACGTGTACAAGACCGACGAATTGAAATCCCTCATGACCTTGCGCCTTCGGGCCGGCCTGGCGGCGGACGAAAGCCTTCTCTACGGCACCGTGGGCGCGGCGCGGGCCGACGTGAACCACGACTGGATTGAAGACGGGGACGTCACCGACAGCTGGTACGGCCTCGACAACAACCGCCTCGGCCTCGCCTACGGGTTCGGCTTGGAGCATCGATTGTCGAAACGGCTATCGGCCCGGCTGGAATGGTTGCACGCCGAAATTCCCGGCGCGAAAAACCGCAACCAAGACGGTTACCAAATGGAAATTTCCGAATCCCTGGACAGCGCGTCCCTGGGATTGAATTTCCACTTCTAA
- a CDS encoding porin family protein has protein sequence MKSVLKALAIAALSTAPAIAQEWSGPYVGATASVATLRTAWTDVEYDWFGGTVDQRRSKLNGGLQWGYNNQKGNSVIGWELDYRPGHVYINTDMGNLPPVLEKTDALRHLVTLRGRAGLAVDNALAYLTAGLARGDIRHSLIANGNPSNGSSTPTFYNKNLGLAYGVGLEHRVSDRYSLRVEYLGAVWPTQTVSTNGGSRYDQKDRVSFLSLGLNLHY, from the coding sequence ATGAAAAGCGTTTTGAAAGCACTCGCGATCGCGGCGCTGTCAACGGCCCCCGCGATAGCCCAAGAATGGAGCGGCCCCTACGTCGGCGCGACCGCCAGCGTTGCCACCCTGCGGACCGCCTGGACCGATGTGGAATACGATTGGTTCGGCGGCACTGTCGATCAACGGCGGTCCAAATTGAACGGCGGTCTTCAATGGGGCTATAACAACCAAAAAGGGAACTCCGTCATTGGCTGGGAATTGGATTACCGCCCCGGCCACGTTTACATCAACACCGATATGGGAAACCTCCCCCCCGTACTGGAAAAAACCGATGCGCTCCGTCATCTCGTGACCCTGCGAGGTCGTGCGGGCCTCGCGGTGGACAACGCGCTGGCCTACCTGACGGCGGGCTTGGCGCGGGGTGACATCAGGCACTCCCTCATCGCCAATGGAAATCCCAGCAACGGCTCCAGCACGCCGACGTTTTACAACAAGAACCTCGGCCTGGCTTATGGGGTGGGCTTGGAACACCGGGTTTCGGACCGCTATTCCCTGAGGGTGGAATACCTGGGCGCGGTTTGGCCGACCCAAACCGTATCCACCAACGGAGGTTCCCGGTACGACCAAAAAGACCGGGTGTCGTTCCTCTCCCTCGGTCTCAACCTCCACTACTAA